The Methylomonas koyamae genome has a segment encoding these proteins:
- the argC gene encoding N-acetyl-gamma-glutamyl-phosphate reductase yields the protein MVRVGIVGGTGYTGVELLRILVLHPQVEVSVVTSRADAGSRVDQLYPSLRGYCDLQFSPPELKYLQGCDVVFFATPNGTAMLMAEALLALGVKVIDLSADFRIKDPAEWQKWYGMQHASPGLIDEAVYGLPELNREQIKQARLIACPGCYPTAVQLGFLPLLEAGMVDTNGLVADVKSGVSGAGRKAEIASLMSEAGESFKAYAVAGHRHLPEIKQGLARVAGDEVGLTFVPHLTPMIRGIHATLYARLNSRGKDLQALFEQRYREQRFVDVLPAGSHADTHNVRGSNRCQIAVHQPQGGDTVVVLSVIDNLVKGASGQAVQNMNLMFGLAEAAGLETVALYP from the coding sequence ATGGTACGAGTAGGTATTGTCGGCGGCACGGGATACACCGGTGTCGAATTATTGAGAATTCTGGTTTTGCATCCGCAAGTTGAAGTCAGCGTCGTCACCTCCCGCGCCGACGCCGGGTCGAGGGTGGACCAGTTGTATCCCAGTTTGCGCGGCTATTGCGATTTGCAATTCAGTCCGCCGGAGCTGAAGTATTTGCAAGGCTGCGACGTGGTGTTCTTCGCCACGCCGAACGGCACGGCAATGCTGATGGCCGAAGCGTTGTTGGCGCTGGGTGTCAAAGTCATCGATCTGTCCGCCGATTTTCGTATCAAAGACCCGGCCGAATGGCAGAAATGGTACGGCATGCAGCACGCCAGCCCGGGCCTGATTGATGAGGCCGTGTACGGTTTGCCGGAGCTGAACCGGGAACAGATCAAACAGGCGCGCTTGATCGCATGCCCAGGTTGTTATCCGACTGCCGTGCAATTGGGCTTCCTGCCTTTGCTGGAGGCCGGTATGGTGGATACGAACGGCTTGGTGGCGGATGTCAAATCCGGCGTCAGCGGTGCCGGACGCAAAGCGGAAATAGCGTCGCTAATGAGCGAAGCCGGCGAAAGTTTCAAAGCCTACGCGGTTGCCGGCCATCGCCATTTGCCGGAAATCAAGCAGGGATTGGCGCGCGTTGCGGGCGACGAGGTGGGATTGACCTTTGTGCCGCATTTGACGCCGATGATACGCGGCATACACGCCACGCTTTATGCGCGTTTAAACAGCCGCGGTAAAGATTTACAGGCACTTTTCGAGCAACGTTATCGGGAACAGCGCTTCGTCGACGTATTGCCTGCCGGTAGCCATGCCGACACCCACAACGTGCGCGGCAGCAACCGCTGCCAAATTGCGGTGCATCAACCGCAGGGCGGCGATACGGTGGTGGTTTTGTCGGTGATCGACAATCTGGTGAAGGGCGCTTCGGGACAGGCGGTGCAGAATATGAACTTGATGTTTGGTTTGGCTGAGGCGGCAGGCCTTGAAACGGTTGCGCTTTATCCTTGA
- the xdp1 gene encoding exosortase-dependent surface protein XDP1 produces MTRKYLAVAALLLAPLTANATLWTIGGTNTVTPGGVQSMTAYSVGTLSYSTFSTATLQWYGSSNGLGVLSGSETTYSYPDHAIDNNGRIEAVLFRFDDSTILDKLTVGWPDATTGYDSDISIVRYTGAVPTTGALSGNADISGKSISTLLTNGWEFVGSYSTVGDVQEDINPSNKSSSLWLISAYSSRWGSGLGDVITDTTSDYFKLVSLVGTTASTTPPGTSVPEPTSLLLLASGMLGWRLNRKNQAFAA; encoded by the coding sequence ATGACCCGGAAATATTTGGCTGTTGCAGCTCTGTTGTTGGCACCGTTAACGGCAAACGCCACATTGTGGACCATAGGCGGCACAAACACGGTGACACCGGGTGGAGTACAAAGCATGACTGCTTACTCGGTCGGTACTTTGAGCTACTCAACATTTTCTACCGCCACCCTTCAGTGGTATGGAAGCTCTAACGGCCTGGGCGTGTTGAGCGGCTCCGAGACAACGTACAGTTATCCCGACCATGCCATCGACAACAATGGTCGCATAGAAGCGGTACTGTTTCGATTTGACGACAGTACCATCTTGGATAAACTAACGGTAGGCTGGCCGGACGCTACCACCGGCTACGATTCTGATATCTCGATTGTCAGATATACTGGTGCAGTGCCCACCACCGGCGCCCTTAGCGGTAATGCAGATATTAGCGGAAAATCCATTTCAACCCTTCTTACCAATGGCTGGGAATTCGTAGGCAGTTATAGTACTGTCGGAGACGTCCAAGAGGACATCAATCCGAGCAACAAGTCGTCAAGCCTTTGGTTAATAAGCGCCTACAGCAGCAGATGGGGTTCAGGCCTGGGGGATGTTATTACCGATACAACTTCAGATTATTTCAAACTGGTTTCTCTGGTTGGCACGACTGCAAGCACCACCCCCCCTGGCACTAGCGTTCCGGAACCCACCAGCTTATTGCTTTTGGCAAGCGGAATGCTGGGTTGGAGACTGAATCGTAAAAATCAGGCTTTCGCTGCTTAA
- the prsT gene encoding XrtA/PEP-CTERM system TPR-repeat protein PrsT, whose amino-acid sequence MRISKLPSRITFGTWLLVAGIAPINYALADDVLAGQYYERALQAYREHNNEAAIIELKNALQQNERYVAAHVLLGDIYLQQKSLSETEVQLNLAKQLGADPSLIVENLAKLYTYEIRYNDLIKEIDPVKFNNELRPILHVYRGNAYLQLNQISEALNEFDSAAQIDPSHVAAVVGRANALLKRGDRKGADLAADKAMQIQPDDHGAWFAKGSIKHANMELEEALKFYDKAVELNPDHVDTRLARAGLLMDLKQDDKAKQDLEYVRKTYPFEPKAAYLNAVLLDKNKQKEAAAKELVAAADIISSIKPEYLSAHGSTLMLSGLVNYSLQRFDLAAEYLRLYVKQFPEQSGPYTLLATILLKKNEPEQAIELLRPIQIHNPQDSRLAYLLGNAFMQAGKHDMANIMFGKAAALGDGKGSLQAEIGLNRLAMGQEQAATQDLEAAYKQNPDSLQAGIPLVALKMSQGDSESALQIAQTLYKKASKNLTLLNLLGTAQVSHGQYKQARQSFEKAIELDPNFLAAQINLSKLDVGENKFDQARQRLQALNQKDPNNLDILVELAKVEQSAGRLDAASDWLERAKKLDLKSLPVLLASVDLNLKMGKVSEATAAAQAAEALDKNNLHVIDALARSYLASNNREKALGVFVRMADQARFNVKQLYKAARYQIDAGDYYEAIKTLKKAVLVDEGHIPSQIALVEMELNHGKPVFAASRAESLMKRYPKRAFPRQLLGDVALHDQNFSLANSHYQAAFELEPNTTSLMQLYDSLYKTNQPDKAFTLLEQWVKKHSQDYVPMAAFANELLKSGNFKEAEKYYDLLLKQYPNEPQFLNNLAYTYLNLGNNKALSLAEQAHKLAPGQAATNDTLGWILVNSGQAEQGLHYLRNAHSLQSQDPEIRYHIGVALSKMQRNDEARQELEQALKANTLFNGRDQAKVLLEKLR is encoded by the coding sequence ATGCGCATATCCAAACTACCCTCGCGTATCACTTTCGGCACATGGCTATTGGTTGCCGGTATTGCGCCCATAAACTACGCTCTAGCCGACGACGTGCTGGCCGGACAATATTACGAGCGGGCGTTGCAGGCCTATCGGGAACATAACAACGAAGCAGCCATTATCGAGCTGAAAAACGCGCTGCAGCAGAACGAACGTTACGTCGCTGCCCACGTGTTACTCGGCGATATCTACTTGCAACAAAAATCGCTTTCCGAAACGGAAGTGCAATTGAACCTGGCCAAGCAACTGGGCGCAGACCCTTCTTTAATCGTCGAGAATCTGGCCAAACTCTATACGTATGAAATCCGCTACAACGACTTGATCAAGGAAATCGATCCGGTCAAGTTCAACAATGAGTTGCGTCCGATTTTGCATGTCTACCGCGGAAACGCCTATCTTCAGCTCAATCAAATCAGCGAAGCTTTGAACGAATTCGACAGTGCGGCGCAAATCGATCCCAGCCACGTCGCCGCGGTCGTCGGCCGCGCCAATGCGCTGTTAAAGCGCGGCGACCGGAAAGGTGCCGATCTGGCTGCCGATAAAGCCATGCAGATCCAACCAGACGACCACGGCGCCTGGTTCGCCAAAGGTTCTATCAAGCATGCCAATATGGAGCTGGAGGAAGCGCTCAAGTTTTACGACAAGGCGGTCGAACTGAATCCCGACCACGTCGACACCCGTTTGGCGCGGGCCGGTTTGTTGATGGACTTAAAACAGGACGATAAAGCCAAGCAGGATTTGGAATACGTGCGGAAGACCTACCCGTTCGAACCCAAGGCTGCTTACCTAAACGCAGTGTTACTGGATAAAAATAAGCAAAAGGAAGCCGCTGCCAAGGAGCTGGTAGCCGCCGCAGATATAATTTCATCGATAAAGCCGGAATACTTATCCGCGCATGGCTCGACCTTGATGCTGTCCGGCTTAGTAAATTACAGCCTACAGCGATTCGATCTCGCTGCCGAATATCTCCGCCTTTATGTCAAGCAATTCCCCGAACAGTCCGGCCCATACACACTGCTAGCCACAATTCTGTTGAAAAAAAACGAACCGGAGCAAGCGATCGAGTTACTTCGCCCTATCCAAATCCACAACCCGCAAGACTCTCGATTGGCCTACCTATTAGGAAATGCGTTTATGCAGGCAGGCAAACACGACATGGCGAACATAATGTTCGGCAAGGCCGCCGCGTTGGGCGATGGTAAAGGAAGCCTACAAGCCGAGATCGGCTTGAATCGGCTGGCGATGGGCCAGGAGCAAGCCGCGACTCAAGACTTGGAAGCAGCTTACAAGCAAAACCCCGACTCATTACAAGCCGGCATTCCGCTGGTAGCCCTAAAAATGAGCCAAGGCGACTCGGAAAGCGCGTTACAAATCGCTCAAACGCTTTATAAGAAAGCGTCGAAAAATTTAACACTTCTTAATTTATTGGGTACAGCCCAGGTCAGCCACGGCCAATACAAACAAGCCAGGCAAAGTTTCGAGAAAGCGATCGAATTAGATCCGAATTTTCTCGCCGCGCAAATTAACCTAAGCAAACTCGACGTTGGCGAAAATAAATTCGATCAAGCTCGACAACGCCTGCAAGCCTTGAATCAAAAGGACCCGAACAATCTGGATATTTTGGTGGAATTGGCCAAAGTCGAGCAAAGCGCCGGACGCCTCGACGCTGCCAGCGATTGGCTGGAGCGGGCAAAAAAGCTGGATTTAAAATCATTACCCGTGCTTTTGGCATCGGTAGATTTGAATTTAAAGATGGGTAAGGTTAGTGAAGCGACTGCGGCCGCACAAGCCGCAGAAGCCCTCGATAAGAACAACCTGCATGTTATCGATGCGTTGGCGCGCAGCTACTTGGCCAGCAACAATCGAGAAAAGGCCCTGGGCGTGTTCGTCCGAATGGCCGACCAAGCGCGCTTTAACGTAAAACAACTCTACAAAGCAGCCCGATACCAAATCGACGCCGGCGACTATTACGAAGCCATCAAAACCCTAAAAAAAGCCGTATTGGTGGACGAAGGTCATATCCCGTCGCAAATTGCGTTGGTCGAGATGGAACTTAATCATGGCAAGCCGGTATTTGCCGCAAGCCGTGCCGAAAGCTTAATGAAACGCTACCCAAAACGGGCTTTCCCGCGCCAACTGCTGGGCGACGTTGCCCTGCATGACCAAAACTTCAGCTTGGCCAACAGCCACTACCAAGCCGCATTCGAACTGGAACCGAACACGACATCGTTAATGCAGCTCTACGACAGCTTGTACAAAACTAACCAACCGGATAAGGCATTTACCTTGCTGGAACAATGGGTAAAAAAACATTCGCAAGACTACGTACCAATGGCTGCATTCGCTAACGAATTATTGAAGAGCGGAAACTTCAAAGAAGCGGAAAAATATTACGATCTATTACTCAAACAATACCCCAACGAACCGCAATTCTTGAACAATCTGGCTTATACCTATTTGAATCTTGGCAACAACAAAGCACTCTCGTTAGCCGAACAAGCCCATAAACTGGCCCCCGGCCAGGCGGCAACCAACGATACGCTGGGTTGGATTCTGGTTAACTCGGGCCAAGCGGAACAAGGCCTGCATTACTTGCGTAACGCCCATTCGCTGCAATCGCAAGATCCGGAAATTCGCTACCATATCGGTGTGGCGTTGAGCAAAATGCAACGCAACGACGAAGCCAGGCAAGAACTCGAACAAGCGTTAAAAGCCAATACGCTGTTCAACGGCCGCGACCAAGCGAAGGTACTATTGGAAAAGTTACGCTGA
- a CDS encoding sensor histidine kinase → MNSLSFQQQQKAERLTDAFRLFNELSANLTHSYQGLEEQIARLNRELAAARDERLRTLVEKERLASRLQQILAALPAAVVVLNAQGVVVDCNNHALDYLGEPLLGQFWSDVVGRSLQPVFESPHERQLRDGRKVNITHNVLGNDAEQVILLSDVSEIRSLQETLVQQKQLSAMGEMVAGLAHQVRTPLATAILYASQMNRPGIADDKRRQFSAKILERLHYLERQVNDMLIFAKQGRMAMQGFSLNRLMAHLREAKDGFSGELDIDNSVGDLLLFGNQDALRGALLNLINNAAEAGARKISVRATVGVGGIAISVADDGPGIAPEQRAKLFEPFFTTKSNGTGLGLAVVESVARAHGGTVGCRSAPGNGACVTLTLPCSNQNALSLSAGAAATEKSHEAV, encoded by the coding sequence ATGAACTCTTTATCGTTTCAGCAACAGCAAAAAGCCGAACGTCTGACCGACGCGTTTCGCTTGTTCAACGAGCTTTCCGCGAATTTGACTCATTCCTACCAGGGCCTGGAAGAACAAATCGCCAGGTTGAATCGGGAACTGGCCGCCGCCCGCGACGAGCGTCTGCGCACCTTGGTCGAAAAAGAGAGGTTGGCCAGCCGTTTGCAGCAAATTCTGGCGGCATTGCCGGCGGCGGTGGTGGTGTTGAATGCGCAAGGCGTTGTAGTCGATTGCAACAACCATGCGCTGGATTACCTCGGCGAACCGTTGCTCGGCCAATTCTGGTCCGATGTCGTGGGCAGAAGTTTGCAGCCGGTGTTCGAATCTCCGCACGAGCGGCAATTGCGCGACGGTCGTAAAGTCAACATCACCCACAACGTGCTCGGTAACGATGCCGAGCAGGTCATCCTGCTGTCCGATGTCAGCGAAATCCGTTCGTTGCAGGAGACGCTGGTGCAGCAGAAGCAGCTCAGCGCGATGGGGGAAATGGTGGCCGGTCTGGCGCATCAAGTACGCACGCCGTTGGCGACTGCGATCCTGTATGCCTCGCAAATGAATCGGCCCGGAATTGCCGACGACAAGCGCCGCCAGTTTTCCGCAAAAATTCTGGAGCGCCTGCATTACCTGGAGCGGCAGGTCAACGACATGCTGATCTTCGCCAAGCAGGGGCGGATGGCGATGCAGGGTTTTTCATTGAACCGGTTGATGGCGCATTTGCGCGAAGCCAAGGATGGCTTTAGCGGCGAATTGGATATCGACAACTCGGTCGGAGACCTGTTGTTGTTCGGCAACCAGGACGCCCTGCGCGGTGCGTTACTGAATTTGATCAACAACGCCGCGGAAGCCGGTGCGCGAAAAATCAGCGTGCGGGCGACGGTCGGGGTTGGCGGCATCGCTATCAGCGTCGCCGACGACGGTCCCGGAATCGCACCCGAGCAACGCGCCAAATTGTTCGAGCCTTTTTTTACTACCAAATCCAACGGCACCGGTCTGGGTTTGGCGGTCGTCGAAAGCGTTGCCCGTGCCCACGGCGGCACGGTCGGTTGCCGCTCCGCGCCGGGAAACGGCGCCTGCGTTACCTTGACGCTGCCCTGCAGCAACCAAAACGCGTTGAGCCTGTCGGCCGGCGCCGCCGCTACGGAGAAGAGCCATGAAGCAGTTTGA
- a CDS encoding sigma-54-dependent transcriptional regulator: MKQFDVLIVEDDAALCEALCDTLEIEGYRVAAAKNGTEALSQLAKHSVRLVVSDVQMPVMDGFQLLRNMQQKFADTPVLLMTAYGTIPKAVEAMQAGAADYLIKPFEATALVDKVAALIAPLPQVTVERVVADDAMKKLYALAGKVAKTNVTMLLEGESGVGKEILARYIHKNSHYHAGPFEAINCAAIPENMLEAMLFGYEKGAFTGAIQSAPGKFESAQGGTLLLDEISEMDIALQAKLLRVLQEKEVERLGSQRKIALNVRILATTNRKLKDYVREGRFREDLYFRLSVFPLKIPALRERPADIVPLAQQLVQKHTAPGRPLCRFDDAALDKLCRYAWPGNVRELENVVQRALILQNNGVIGADELILDDETAILPAQSAAGQTIAVESWAYDPAIDIHEAGSLGEGVRSAEEKIILQMLRDASGSRKATAAKLGISPRTLRYKIARMKEAGVAVPG, encoded by the coding sequence ATGAAGCAGTTTGATGTATTAATCGTTGAGGACGACGCGGCGCTGTGCGAAGCCTTATGCGATACCTTGGAAATCGAGGGTTACCGCGTCGCCGCCGCCAAAAACGGTACCGAAGCGCTCAGCCAGTTAGCCAAGCATTCGGTTCGGCTGGTGGTCAGCGACGTACAAATGCCGGTGATGGACGGCTTTCAGTTACTGCGCAATATGCAGCAAAAATTCGCCGATACTCCGGTGCTGTTGATGACCGCTTACGGCACGATCCCCAAGGCGGTCGAAGCGATGCAGGCCGGCGCGGCCGATTATTTGATCAAGCCCTTCGAAGCGACGGCATTGGTCGACAAGGTGGCGGCGTTGATCGCACCGTTGCCGCAGGTTACCGTCGAGCGAGTGGTCGCCGACGATGCGATGAAAAAACTGTATGCTTTGGCCGGCAAGGTGGCGAAAACCAACGTGACGATGCTGTTGGAAGGCGAAAGCGGCGTCGGCAAGGAGATCTTGGCACGCTATATCCATAAAAATTCCCACTACCATGCCGGACCGTTCGAGGCGATCAACTGCGCGGCCATTCCGGAGAACATGCTGGAAGCCATGTTGTTCGGCTACGAAAAGGGCGCATTCACCGGCGCAATCCAGTCCGCACCCGGTAAGTTCGAGTCGGCGCAGGGCGGCACTTTGCTGTTGGACGAAATCTCGGAAATGGATATCGCACTGCAGGCCAAATTGCTGCGGGTATTGCAGGAAAAGGAGGTCGAGCGGCTCGGCAGCCAACGCAAGATCGCGCTTAACGTCAGAATTTTGGCGACCACCAACCGCAAGTTGAAAGACTATGTCCGGGAAGGCCGGTTTCGCGAAGACCTGTATTTCCGCCTCAGCGTATTTCCGTTAAAGATACCGGCCTTGCGCGAGCGGCCGGCGGATATCGTGCCGTTGGCGCAGCAACTGGTGCAAAAACATACCGCGCCGGGCCGGCCGCTGTGCCGTTTCGACGACGCGGCATTGGACAAGCTGTGCCGGTATGCGTGGCCGGGCAATGTGCGCGAATTGGAAAATGTCGTGCAGCGCGCGTTGATCTTGCAAAATAACGGCGTTATCGGCGCCGACGAGCTGATTTTGGACGACGAGACCGCGATTTTGCCGGCCCAATCTGCCGCCGGGCAAACAATTGCCGTAGAATCCTGGGCCTACGACCCGGCTATCGATATCCACGAGGCCGGCAGCTTGGGCGAGGGCGTGCGCTCCGCCGAAGAAAAAATTATTTTGCAAATGCTCCGCGACGCCAGCGGCAGCCGTAAAGCCACGGCGGCCAAGCTCGGCATCAGCCCCCGTACCTTGCGCTACAAGATTGCGCGAATGAAGGAAGCGGGGGTGGCTGTGCCTGGCTAG
- the fliE gene encoding flagellar hook-basal body complex protein FliE: MSDINVNQVLAQMRAMSIEAGGKAQPADSGGDFAAMLKQSIDSVNQTQQTANNLAKSFEMGQSDVSLAEVMIASQKASVSFQAMLQVRNKLVDAYKDVMGMSI, encoded by the coding sequence ATGTCAGATATCAATGTCAACCAAGTCCTGGCCCAGATGCGGGCCATGTCCATCGAAGCCGGCGGCAAAGCGCAGCCGGCCGATAGCGGCGGCGATTTTGCCGCGATGCTGAAACAGTCCATCGATTCGGTCAACCAGACGCAGCAAACCGCCAACAATTTGGCGAAGTCTTTCGAAATGGGCCAGAGCGACGTCAGTCTGGCCGAAGTCATGATTGCGTCGCAAAAAGCCAGCGTGTCGTTTCAAGCCATGTTGCAAGTACGTAACAAGCTGGTCGATGCGTACAAAGACGTGATGGGCATGTCGATTTAA
- the fliF gene encoding flagellar basal-body MS-ring/collar protein FliF yields the protein MSELDRNLPMDSRPQATAENGKMQQALTSLSKLPVSRQVGLMLGLALSVAIGVAVVLWSQAPAYDLLFASVAEKDSAEILDSLAKLGVDYKVETGSGAIMVPADKVRELKLKLAAQGLPRSASLGYELLDKENGFGTSKSVEQMRFQRALEGEIALTIQTIQNVKAAKVLLAIPVQSVFVRERKKPSASVVVELYQGRSLEKEQIESIVHLVASSVPLMEASQVTVVDQKGRLLNSKEGGEDISLSSKQFEYKKNIEEHLRERIENILTPLVGGDGMRAQISADVDFTVTEKTQEMFNPDLPALRSEQTQEETNSSSKVQGVPGALSNQPPPTGVAPEVASGQEKSATGESGAASKSATRNYELDKTITHTRLATGALRRLSIAVVVDDKKVVQADGKVAQQAYSQEDLNQLRDLVKQAVGYDNSRGDQVTVTNVAFKLPEALEDLPSEPIWDQPWFASALKQLGAVLVVLLLIMGVLRPALKSLITKEEQLKALEEARAIAEATGGVVRFDEEGRPVAVPVEVDQETGEIHALPSAMEDLLLLEAPQSYEKRLEYVQKMIDEDPKLVAQVIKSWLKDDG from the coding sequence ATGAGCGAGTTGGACAGAAATCTACCGATGGATTCGCGGCCGCAAGCGACGGCCGAGAACGGTAAAATGCAACAGGCGCTGACCAGCCTGAGCAAGTTGCCGGTGTCGCGCCAAGTCGGTCTGATGCTGGGGTTGGCGCTGAGCGTGGCCATCGGCGTCGCGGTGGTGCTGTGGTCGCAGGCGCCGGCTTACGATTTGCTGTTCGCCAGCGTCGCCGAAAAGGATTCGGCCGAGATTCTCGATAGTCTGGCCAAATTGGGCGTGGACTACAAAGTCGAGACCGGCTCCGGCGCGATCATGGTGCCGGCCGATAAAGTCAGGGAATTGAAGCTGAAGCTGGCCGCGCAAGGTCTGCCGCGCAGCGCCAGCCTGGGCTACGAACTGTTGGACAAGGAGAACGGTTTCGGTACCAGCAAGAGTGTCGAACAAATGCGCTTTCAGCGCGCCTTGGAAGGCGAAATCGCGTTAACCATCCAAACCATTCAAAACGTCAAGGCCGCCAAAGTCTTGCTGGCGATTCCGGTGCAATCGGTGTTCGTCCGCGAACGAAAAAAACCCAGCGCATCGGTCGTGGTCGAGCTCTACCAAGGGCGCTCGCTGGAAAAAGAGCAAATCGAATCGATCGTGCATCTGGTGGCGTCCAGCGTGCCGCTGATGGAAGCCAGCCAAGTCACCGTGGTCGACCAAAAGGGCCGGCTGTTGAACAGCAAAGAAGGCGGCGAAGACATTTCGCTGTCCAGCAAACAATTCGAGTACAAGAAAAATATCGAAGAACACTTGCGCGAGCGCATCGAGAATATCTTGACGCCGCTGGTCGGCGGCGATGGCATGCGCGCGCAAATTTCGGCCGACGTAGATTTTACCGTCACCGAAAAAACCCAGGAGATGTTCAATCCGGATTTGCCGGCCTTGCGCAGCGAACAAACTCAGGAAGAAACCAATTCTTCGTCTAAAGTTCAAGGCGTGCCGGGGGCGTTGTCCAATCAGCCGCCGCCGACCGGCGTCGCGCCGGAAGTGGCCAGCGGCCAGGAAAAATCGGCGACCGGCGAATCCGGTGCGGCCAGCAAGTCGGCTACGCGCAATTACGAATTGGATAAAACCATCACCCATACCCGCTTGGCGACCGGGGCGTTGCGCCGGCTGTCGATCGCGGTCGTGGTCGACGACAAAAAAGTGGTGCAAGCCGACGGCAAGGTCGCGCAACAAGCTTATTCGCAGGAAGATTTGAACCAACTCCGGGATCTGGTCAAGCAGGCGGTGGGTTACGATAACAGCCGCGGCGATCAGGTCACGGTAACCAATGTGGCGTTCAAACTGCCCGAGGCGTTGGAAGACCTGCCTTCCGAACCGATTTGGGACCAACCCTGGTTCGCCAGCGCGCTGAAGCAGTTGGGTGCGGTGTTGGTGGTGCTGCTGCTGATCATGGGCGTGTTGCGGCCGGCGCTGAAAAGTTTGATCACCAAAGAAGAACAATTAAAGGCTCTGGAAGAAGCGCGGGCGATTGCCGAAGCCACCGGCGGCGTGGTGCGTTTCGACGAAGAGGGTCGGCCGGTCGCGGTTCCGGTCGAGGTCGACCAGGAAACCGGCGAAATTCATGCCTTGCCGAGCGCGATGGAAGACTTGTTATTGCTGGAAGCGCCGCAAAGCTACGAGAAACGTTTGGAATACGTACAAAAAATGATCGACGAAGACCCGAAATTGGTCGCGCAGGTCATCAAATCCTGGTTGAAAGACGATGGCTGA
- the fliG gene encoding flagellar motor switch protein FliG, with protein MAEDDKFNKAQRASLLLLAVGQDRAASVLRHMGPKEVQLVGSTMAQLGSITSSMIDQVLEEFIIEIKNETGLGLDSDEYIRNMLTNALGADKAGSIIDRILLGANSKGIEQLKWMDTRAIADLIRLEHPQIISIILSLLDADQAADVLTLLPENMRSDILMRIATLEGVQPAALRELDDIMEKQLTGSEGVKSSQIGGIDAAANILNFIESGISDPMMQDINEINSDLGQRIQDKMFVFGDLINVDDRGIQTLLREVSTDQLLLALRGVEAALRDKVFANMSRRAAEMLRDDLEAAPPARLSEVEAAQKDILAIAKRLADAGELSLGGGGGDEFV; from the coding sequence ATGGCTGAGGACGACAAGTTTAACAAAGCGCAACGCGCATCTTTGCTGCTGCTGGCGGTCGGCCAGGATAGGGCGGCGTCGGTGCTGCGGCACATGGGGCCCAAAGAAGTGCAGTTGGTCGGCTCGACTATGGCCCAGCTCGGCTCGATCACGTCCAGCATGATCGACCAAGTGTTGGAAGAATTCATCATCGAAATCAAGAACGAAACCGGCCTGGGCCTGGATTCCGACGAATACATCCGCAATATGTTGACCAATGCTCTGGGGGCGGACAAGGCGGGCAGCATCATCGACCGCATTCTGCTCGGCGCCAACAGCAAGGGTATCGAGCAGTTGAAGTGGATGGATACTCGCGCGATCGCCGATTTGATCCGGCTGGAGCATCCGCAGATCATCTCCATCATTTTGTCTTTGCTGGACGCCGACCAGGCCGCAGACGTGCTGACTCTGCTGCCGGAAAACATGCGGTCCGATATATTGATGCGGATCGCTACGTTGGAAGGCGTGCAACCGGCGGCATTGCGCGAGTTGGACGACATCATGGAAAAACAACTGACCGGCAGCGAAGGCGTCAAGTCTTCGCAAATCGGCGGTATCGACGCCGCAGCCAACATCCTCAACTTCATCGAAAGCGGCATCAGCGATCCGATGATGCAGGATATCAACGAAATCAACTCCGATCTGGGCCAACGCATCCAGGACAAGATGTTCGTGTTCGGCGATCTGATCAACGTCGACGACCGCGGTATTCAAACCCTGCTGCGCGAAGTTTCCACCGATCAATTGTTACTGGCATTGCGCGGTGTCGAGGCGGCGCTGCGCGACAAAGTGTTCGCCAATATGTCGCGCCGCGCCGCGGAAATGCTGCGCGACGATCTGGAGGCTGCACCGCCGGCACGGCTCAGCGAAGTCGAGGCTGCACAGAAAGATATCCTGGCGATCGCCAAACGCTTGGCGGATGCCGGCGAATTGAGCTTGGGCGGCGGCGGCGGCGATGAGTTCGTCTAA